In a single window of the Streptomyces cinnabarinus genome:
- the abc-f gene encoding ribosomal protection-like ABC-F family protein, protein MSDAAVVCSNLSFTWPDDTPVFQDLSFTVPPGRTGLVAPNGSGKSTLLKLIAGELKPATGSVTVTGTLGYLPQSLPLTGDLTVAEVIGVAEVIRALDAVESGDVSEEHFTTIGDDWDIEERTRAQLDRLGLADLTLDRRLSTLSGGQVVSLGLAAQLLKRPEVLLLDEPTNNLDLEARHKVYDVLSDFTGCLLLVSHDRALLDRMERIAELGDELHLYGGNFTEYEEAVRAEQEVAEKNIRNAEQELKREKREMQQARERAERRASNAARNLSNAGLPRIFAGNMKRGAQESAGRSGQMHASRVSEAKARLDEAGRALRNEQRITLDLPDTHVPAGRNLFFGEGMQIRLGDLPVFAAGGVDLTVRGPERIALTGPNGAGKSTLLRLITGELVPDGGEIKRNDGRVAYLSQRLDLLDLDRTVAENFAAFAPERPEAERMNLLARFLFRGARAHLPVGVLSGGERLRATLACVLCAEPAPQLLLLDEPTNNLDLVSAAQLESALNSYRGAFMVVSHDERFLAEIGVNRWLRLSDGQLKETGAPEV, encoded by the coding sequence ATGTCCGACGCCGCCGTCGTCTGCTCGAACCTGTCCTTCACCTGGCCCGACGACACCCCGGTCTTCCAGGATCTGTCCTTCACCGTGCCCCCGGGCCGTACGGGCCTGGTCGCCCCCAACGGCTCCGGCAAGAGCACCCTGCTCAAGCTGATCGCGGGTGAACTCAAGCCCGCCACCGGCTCGGTGACGGTCACCGGGACTCTGGGCTACCTCCCGCAGAGCCTGCCCCTGACCGGCGATCTCACGGTCGCGGAGGTCATCGGCGTCGCCGAGGTGATCCGCGCCCTGGACGCCGTCGAGTCCGGAGACGTCAGCGAGGAGCACTTCACCACGATCGGCGACGACTGGGACATCGAGGAGCGCACCCGCGCCCAGCTCGACCGCCTGGGCCTCGCCGACCTCACCCTGGACCGCAGGCTCAGCACCCTCAGCGGCGGCCAGGTCGTCTCGCTCGGGCTCGCCGCCCAACTCCTCAAGCGGCCCGAGGTGTTGCTGCTGGACGAACCCACGAACAACCTCGACCTGGAGGCCCGGCACAAGGTGTACGACGTCCTGTCGGACTTCACCGGCTGCCTGCTCCTGGTCAGCCACGACCGCGCCCTGCTCGACCGCATGGAACGCATCGCCGAACTCGGCGACGAACTGCACCTGTACGGCGGCAACTTCACCGAGTACGAGGAAGCCGTCCGCGCCGAGCAGGAGGTCGCCGAGAAGAACATCCGCAACGCCGAACAGGAACTGAAGCGGGAGAAGCGGGAGATGCAGCAGGCCCGCGAACGCGCCGAGCGCCGCGCGAGCAACGCCGCCCGCAACCTGAGCAACGCCGGGCTGCCCCGCATCTTCGCCGGCAACATGAAGCGGGGCGCGCAGGAGTCCGCGGGCCGGTCCGGCCAGATGCACGCCTCCCGGGTGAGCGAGGCCAAGGCCCGCCTCGACGAGGCCGGGCGCGCCCTGCGCAACGAACAGCGCATCACCCTGGACCTGCCCGACACCCACGTGCCCGCCGGACGCAACCTCTTCTTCGGCGAGGGCATGCAGATCCGGCTCGGGGACCTGCCGGTGTTCGCGGCGGGCGGGGTGGACCTGACCGTCCGGGGGCCCGAACGCATCGCACTCACCGGACCCAACGGCGCGGGCAAGAGCACCCTGCTGCGGCTGATCACCGGCGAACTCGTCCCGGACGGCGGGGAGATCAAACGCAACGACGGCCGCGTGGCCTACCTCTCGCAGCGCCTGGACCTGCTGGACCTGGACCGCACCGTGGCGGAGAACTTCGCCGCGTTCGCCCCCGAGCGACCCGAGGCGGAGCGGATGAACCTCCTCGCCCGCTTCCTCTTCCGCGGCGCGCGGGCGCACCTGCCGGTCGGGGTGCTGTCCGGAGGTGAGCGGCTGCGCGCCACCCTGGCCTGCGTGCTGTGCGCCGAACCGGCCCCCCAGCTCCTCCTGCTCGACGAGCCGACCAACAACCTCGACCTGGTCAGCGCGGCCCAGCTGGAGAGCGCGCTCAACTCCTACCGGGGCGCCTTCATGGTCGTCAGCCACGACGAGCGGTTCCTCGCCGAGATCGGCGTCAACCGCTGGCTGCGACTGTCCGACGGGCAGCTCAAGGAGACGGGCGCCCCCGAGGTGTGA
- a CDS encoding molybdopterin-dependent oxidoreductase — MAGQPKPEAEGAPVARRAMLGMLGAGAAGLAAAPYLQRGWENFLAAASEVDSTGLTGLLPNPGGFRYYSVVGSVPHKDETNYTLRVDGLVDRPKTYTLGDLRALPQTRVVHDVLCTDGWRVNQTPFEGVKLADLLDAAGVRSPGTAIRFTCFDGAYTESLTLEQARRSDVLVALKMQDKPVTHAHGGPVRLYVAPMYFYKSAKWLSGISVTDKVIPGYWEERGYAIDGWLDDADRNGDGA, encoded by the coding sequence ATGGCAGGACAGCCGAAACCAGAGGCCGAGGGCGCACCGGTGGCGCGGCGGGCGATGCTCGGCATGCTCGGTGCGGGGGCCGCGGGGCTCGCCGCCGCGCCCTACCTCCAGCGCGGCTGGGAGAACTTCCTCGCCGCCGCCTCCGAGGTCGACTCGACCGGGCTCACCGGCCTGCTGCCCAACCCGGGCGGATTCCGGTACTACAGCGTCGTCGGCTCCGTGCCCCACAAGGACGAGACGAACTACACGCTGCGGGTCGACGGGCTGGTCGACCGACCCAAGACCTACACCCTCGGCGATCTGCGCGCGCTGCCGCAGACCCGGGTCGTCCACGACGTGCTGTGCACGGACGGCTGGCGGGTGAACCAAACGCCCTTCGAGGGGGTGAAGTTGGCGGACCTCCTCGACGCCGCCGGAGTGCGCTCGCCGGGTACGGCGATCCGCTTCACCTGTTTCGACGGCGCCTACACCGAGAGCCTCACCCTGGAACAGGCCCGCCGCTCGGACGTCCTGGTGGCTCTGAAGATGCAGGACAAGCCCGTCACCCACGCGCACGGCGGACCCGTCCGCCTGTATGTGGCGCCCATGTACTTCTACAAGTCGGCCAAGTGGCTGTCCGGCATATCGGTCACCGACAAGGTGATCCCGGGCTATTGGGAGGAGCGCGGATATGCGATCGACGGCTGGCTCGACGACGCCGACCGGAACGGCGACGGAGCCTGA
- a CDS encoding cytochrome b/b6 domain-containing protein codes for MRSTAGSTTPTGTATEPDTPDRVRRFGTAERLVHRATGYLMLLCLITAACLYIGPLALLVGRRHLMITVHEWSGILLPLPFFLGLLSAEFRADLRRLNRFAPYDRTWLRAVRTRRTSPEARPAGKFNAGQKIYAGWIAGAVLVMMFTGLLMWFIGLLPALSRTSAIFVHDVLAWAITIAVLEHVRRAMEDPEARLGMRTGYVSRSWARRYHARWLSEERDESTDKRCPLGTPSPPNDLTRAYPIPAGSREPGTRTVN; via the coding sequence ATGCGATCGACGGCTGGCTCGACGACGCCGACCGGAACGGCGACGGAGCCTGACACCCCCGACCGGGTGCGCCGCTTCGGCACCGCTGAGCGCCTGGTCCACCGCGCCACGGGCTACCTGATGCTGCTGTGCCTGATCACCGCCGCCTGCCTGTACATCGGTCCGCTCGCCCTGCTGGTCGGACGACGGCACCTCATGATCACAGTCCACGAATGGTCGGGCATCCTGCTGCCGCTGCCCTTCTTCCTCGGGCTCCTCTCCGCGGAGTTCCGCGCGGACCTGCGCAGACTGAACCGCTTCGCGCCGTACGACCGGACGTGGCTGCGAGCCGTCCGCACGCGCAGGACCTCGCCCGAGGCGCGCCCGGCCGGCAAGTTCAACGCGGGGCAGAAGATCTACGCGGGCTGGATCGCCGGCGCCGTGCTGGTCATGATGTTCACCGGCCTGCTGATGTGGTTCATCGGCCTGCTGCCCGCCCTCTCCCGCACCAGCGCGATCTTCGTCCACGACGTGCTGGCCTGGGCCATCACTATCGCCGTACTCGAGCACGTGCGCCGGGCCATGGAGGACCCGGAGGCGCGGCTCGGGATGCGAACCGGTTACGTAAGCCGGTCCTGGGCGCGGCGGTACCACGCCCGCTGGCTGAGCGAGGAGCGCGACGAAAGCACGGACAAGCGGTGCCCCCTGGGCACACCTTCACCGCCGAATGACCTAACACGTGCGTACCCGATCCCTGCCGGGAGCCGGGAGCCGGGAACACGGACCGTCAACTGA
- a CDS encoding DUF308 domain-containing protein, with protein MSTQTTTPTDPAPAESRSSLLRLYLGRGVLAVAWALAFAGAHEDVDAVAITLLVVYPLIDAVSSLIDHRALPDGSERRITAFNGVLSTLAAVAVGIAGAGGVVPVLHVFGTWAVVSGAAQVIVGLQRRGPELGKQWPMLIAGGLSFLVGVFYNIQAAGDEPSLDVLSVYATGGGVFFIAQAALLGWKTRQLRTRTV; from the coding sequence ATGAGCACGCAGACCACGACGCCGACGGACCCGGCGCCGGCCGAGAGCCGCTCCTCCCTGCTGAGGCTGTACCTGGGCCGTGGCGTCCTCGCCGTGGCGTGGGCCCTGGCTTTCGCCGGAGCCCACGAGGACGTCGACGCCGTGGCGATCACCCTGCTGGTGGTCTACCCGCTGATCGACGCGGTGTCCTCACTCATCGACCACCGCGCCCTCCCCGACGGCTCGGAGCGCCGGATCACGGCGTTCAACGGCGTGCTGAGCACGCTCGCGGCCGTCGCGGTCGGCATCGCCGGGGCCGGCGGCGTGGTGCCGGTGCTCCATGTGTTCGGCACCTGGGCCGTCGTCTCCGGCGCCGCCCAGGTGATCGTCGGGCTCCAGCGGCGCGGCCCCGAGCTGGGCAAGCAGTGGCCGATGCTGATCGCGGGCGGACTGTCCTTCCTCGTCGGCGTCTTCTACAACATCCAGGCCGCGGGCGACGAGCCCTCGCTCGACGTGCTGTCCGTCTACGCCACGGGCGGTGGGGTGTTCTTCATCGCCCAGGCCGCCCTGCTCGGCTGGAAGACCCGCCAACTGCGCACCCGTACCGTCTGA
- a CDS encoding cytochrome P450 family protein, translating to MSLHEQCLYEDGRVNLGPAFKADAPAQYARLRELGPIHPAHFHLGLRGWVVVGYDLAREALTHPGLLKDSTPAAEALAAAGYVLNKPSVGLGAQMLEADPPEHGRLRRLASAAFAARRTAELAPRIEQIAHELLDALPQIGETDLVEAFHAPLPATVIAELLGIPEQCHADFRRWSSHALQVTSPEHRSALAGLHGLLADLIADKRRAPQHDLLSALVGVRDEQDGRLSEEELVGTALMLVVAGHESTVNLLGNATLALLQRPDQLGLLRERPELMPSAVEEFLRNDTSVERSTSRYAAHDLELGGVRIPRGGIVVVALGSAGHDAPQADDTDPAVLDVTRPGARHLAFGHGIHHCLGAPLARLEAAIALRTLLSRVPELELAVPVDSLEWIGSGIIRGVRSLPVRYRRV from the coding sequence ATGAGCCTCCACGAGCAGTGCCTGTACGAGGACGGCAGGGTGAACCTGGGTCCGGCCTTCAAGGCGGACGCCCCCGCTCAATACGCCCGGCTGCGCGAACTCGGCCCCATCCACCCGGCCCACTTCCACCTCGGTCTGCGCGGCTGGGTGGTCGTCGGTTACGACCTGGCCCGGGAGGCTCTCACACACCCGGGCCTCCTCAAGGACTCCACGCCCGCCGCCGAGGCCCTGGCCGCCGCCGGATACGTCCTCAACAAGCCGTCCGTGGGGCTGGGCGCGCAAATGCTCGAGGCCGATCCGCCCGAGCACGGCCGCCTGCGCCGACTGGCCTCGGCCGCCTTCGCCGCGCGCCGCACGGCGGAACTCGCCCCGCGCATCGAACAGATCGCACACGAACTGCTCGACGCCCTGCCGCAAATCGGCGAGACCGACCTCGTCGAGGCGTTCCACGCGCCGCTGCCCGCCACCGTGATCGCCGAACTCCTCGGCATCCCCGAGCAGTGCCACGCGGACTTCCGCCGCTGGTCGAGCCACGCCCTCCAGGTCACCTCTCCCGAGCACCGATCCGCGCTGGCCGGACTGCACGGACTGCTGGCCGACCTGATCGCGGACAAACGGCGTGCCCCCCAGCACGACCTGCTGTCCGCCCTGGTCGGCGTCCGCGACGAGCAGGACGGCCGGCTGTCCGAGGAGGAACTGGTGGGCACCGCCCTGATGCTCGTCGTCGCGGGCCACGAGAGCACGGTGAACCTGCTCGGCAATGCCACACTGGCGCTGCTGCAACGCCCCGACCAACTAGGGCTCTTGCGCGAGCGGCCGGAGCTGATGCCCTCGGCGGTGGAGGAGTTCCTGCGCAACGACACCTCCGTCGAGCGGTCCACGAGCCGTTACGCGGCCCATGACCTGGAACTGGGCGGAGTGCGCATCCCGCGGGGAGGCATCGTCGTCGTGGCGCTCGGCTCGGCCGGACACGACGCCCCGCAGGCCGACGACACCGACCCCGCCGTTCTCGACGTGACCCGGCCCGGCGCCCGCCATCTGGCCTTCGGACACGGCATCCATCACTGCCTGGGCGCCCCGCTGGCCCGGCTGGAGGCCGCCATCGCCCTGCGGACCCTGCTGTCCCGCGTCCCGGAGCTGGAACTCGCCGTGCCGGTGGACTCGTTGGAGTGGATCGGCTCCGGCATCATCCGCGGCGTGCGGTCCCTTCCGGTGCGCTACCGCCGCGTCTGA
- a CDS encoding SsgA family sporulation/cell division regulator: MQRDHSPLRARSSSELVPSLLLDVDQMLDEFTRLPMRAKFRFDPDMASVITVEFLPGRGPGLIWHIGRELLHRGVSSMSGSGDVRMWPTLPGVRPSSWLLLESEEVEALFEVPTEALAQWLDATYRIVSAEAEMDGLNWDGFLMELLDGPGAPSE, from the coding sequence ATGCAACGTGACCACTCACCACTGCGGGCACGCTCGTCGTCCGAGCTCGTGCCGTCGCTGCTGCTGGACGTCGATCAGATGCTCGACGAGTTCACGCGGCTTCCGATGCGGGCGAAGTTCCGTTTCGACCCGGACATGGCGTCGGTCATCACGGTCGAGTTCCTGCCCGGACGAGGGCCCGGTCTCATCTGGCACATCGGCCGTGAACTCCTGCACCGCGGGGTGTCGTCGATGAGCGGCTCGGGCGACGTGCGGATGTGGCCGACGCTGCCCGGGGTGCGGCCCTCGTCGTGGCTGCTGCTCGAGTCCGAGGAGGTGGAGGCACTGTTCGAGGTGCCCACCGAGGCGCTGGCGCAGTGGCTCGACGCCACCTACCGGATCGTCTCGGCCGAGGCGGAGATGGACGGTCTGAACTGGGACGGCTTCCTCATGGAGCTGCTCGACGGGCCGGGAGCACCGTCGGAGTGA
- a CDS encoding dolichyl-phosphate-mannose--protein mannosyltransferase — protein sequence MTSSNTTGFPVLDETRPTTAPRTWQERLRRFGYVARPGAGVRERLVPPFPKPPARLWEFTRVGPGQAYRLAKVMEWLGPVLVAVLAGAIRFWHLGRPRAVMFDETYYAKDAWSMLRLGYEGTWPDRKIADPQILADPQVISLSDPGAFVAHPPTGKWVIALGESMFGLDPFGWRFMTAALGTLSVLMLCRIGRRLFRSTFLGCLAGALLAMDGLHVVMSRTALLDLVVMFFVLAAFGCLLIDRDHARARLAAALPVGADGGVRPNAHTGDRARMGLRPWRLAAGVCLGLAASSKWNGLYVLAFFVVMTLLWDVGARRVAGARRPYRAVLRKDFGWSVLSLVPVAALTYLATWTGWFLSDDGYGRHWADGRGGTWSWIPGSLRSLWHYEHGVYEFNVGLHSAHTYESNPWSWLVQGRPVLFHYESPKPGQDGCHTAADCSQTVLALGTPLLWWSACAALVYLLFRWALRRDWRAGAVLCAVGAGYLPWFLYQDRTIFSFYAVVFVPYLCLAVTMALGALASPEGASDTRRTVGVAAAGVLVLLIAWNFIYFFPIYTGQTIPYTDWKSRMWLDTWV from the coding sequence GTGACGAGTAGCAACACGACAGGTTTCCCCGTCCTCGACGAGACCCGTCCGACAACGGCGCCCAGAACCTGGCAGGAACGTCTTCGCCGGTTCGGTTACGTGGCACGCCCCGGCGCCGGGGTTCGCGAGCGTCTTGTTCCGCCCTTCCCGAAGCCACCCGCGCGCCTGTGGGAGTTCACACGTGTCGGGCCGGGGCAGGCGTACCGCCTCGCGAAGGTGATGGAGTGGCTGGGGCCGGTACTCGTCGCCGTGCTGGCCGGAGCCATCCGCTTCTGGCACCTCGGCCGGCCGCGGGCCGTCATGTTCGACGAGACGTATTACGCGAAGGACGCCTGGTCCATGTTGCGGCTCGGCTACGAGGGCACCTGGCCGGACCGCAAGATCGCCGACCCGCAGATCCTCGCCGACCCTCAGGTCATCTCGCTCTCCGACCCCGGAGCCTTCGTCGCGCACCCGCCGACGGGCAAGTGGGTGATCGCCCTCGGTGAGTCGATGTTCGGCCTGGACCCGTTCGGCTGGCGCTTCATGACGGCCGCTCTGGGCACCCTCTCGGTGCTCATGCTGTGCCGAATAGGCCGCCGCCTGTTCCGGTCGACGTTTCTGGGCTGCCTGGCCGGTGCGTTGCTGGCCATGGACGGTCTGCACGTGGTGATGAGCCGTACCGCGCTGCTGGACCTCGTCGTGATGTTCTTCGTCCTGGCCGCCTTCGGATGCCTGCTGATCGACCGGGACCATGCCCGGGCCCGACTCGCGGCGGCTCTGCCGGTCGGCGCGGACGGTGGTGTCCGGCCGAACGCACACACCGGTGACCGCGCCAGGATGGGGCTCCGTCCCTGGCGGCTCGCCGCCGGTGTCTGCCTGGGACTTGCGGCCTCCAGCAAATGGAACGGCCTGTACGTCCTCGCCTTCTTCGTCGTCATGACCCTGCTCTGGGACGTCGGTGCCCGCCGCGTCGCCGGGGCTCGCCGGCCGTACCGGGCCGTGCTGCGCAAGGACTTCGGCTGGTCGGTGCTCTCCCTGGTTCCGGTCGCCGCGCTGACCTATCTGGCGACATGGACCGGCTGGTTCCTCTCGGACGACGGCTACGGCCGCCATTGGGCCGACGGCCGCGGCGGCACGTGGTCCTGGATACCCGGGTCGCTGCGCAGCCTGTGGCATTACGAGCACGGGGTCTACGAGTTCAATGTCGGGCTGCACTCCGCGCACACCTACGAGTCGAACCCGTGGAGCTGGCTGGTCCAGGGCCGGCCCGTGCTCTTCCACTACGAGTCTCCGAAACCCGGACAGGACGGCTGTCACACGGCGGCCGACTGCTCGCAGACAGTCCTCGCTCTCGGCACTCCGCTGCTGTGGTGGTCGGCCTGTGCCGCCCTCGTGTACCTGCTCTTCCGCTGGGCGCTGCGCCGCGACTGGCGCGCCGGCGCGGTGCTGTGTGCGGTGGGTGCCGGCTATCTGCCGTGGTTCCTCTACCAGGACCGCACCATCTTCTCCTTCTACGCGGTCGTCTTCGTGCCGTACCTGTGCCTGGCCGTGACGATGGCGCTGGGGGCCTTGGCGAGTCCGGAGGGCGCGTCCGACACTCGCCGTACCGTGGGCGTCGCCGCGGCGGGCGTGCTGGTTCTGCTCATCGCCTGGAACTTCATCTACTTCTTCCCGATCTACACCGGCCAGACGATCCCGTACACCGACTGGAAGTCGAGAATGTGGCTCGACACCTGGGTGTGA
- a CDS encoding calcium-binding protein: MGTAGNDVICAFGGNDNINAANGNDTVYGGSGNDTASGGNGNDTLNGGPGNDTLSGGNGDDTLNGETGDDTLNGGNGADNINGGPGTDVCSTGPGDTVTTCP, encoded by the coding sequence ATGGGCACGGCCGGCAACGACGTGATCTGCGCCTTCGGCGGCAACGACAACATCAACGCTGCCAACGGCAACGACACCGTCTACGGCGGATCCGGAAACGACACGGCCAGCGGCGGCAACGGCAACGACACCCTCAACGGCGGACCCGGCAACGACACCCTCAGCGGCGGCAACGGCGACGACACCCTCAACGGTGAAACCGGCGACGACACCCTCAACGGCGGCAACGGCGCCGACAACATCAACGGCGGACCCGGCACCGACGTGTGCTCCACCGGCCCCGGCGACACTGTCACCACCTGCCCATAA
- a CDS encoding DUF6415 family natural product biosynthesis protein, whose amino-acid sequence MQLLIPEIEQAAARLPGDGVPRCVALACVREARGTVAADERHTR is encoded by the coding sequence ATGCAGCTCCTCATCCCCGAGATCGAGCAGGCCGCCGCGCGGCTGCCCGGGGACGGCGTGCCCCGTTGCGTTGCGCTCGCCTGTGTCCGCGAGGCCCGCGGCACGGTTGCGGCCGACGAGCGGCACACCCGCTGA
- a CDS encoding fic family toxin-antitoxin system, toxin component: protein MNQPHAEQPVPLDVPFLLHAAGLLDGDPQFDDYGPLFAAVGRVNAHAMGRDIYGSAYLRAAALLQTLVKLPPLEHSNEAFAWHSCEAYLALNGHRLTYQPKDAVALVRDTAAGTVGVAQTARLLHTWAGS from the coding sequence GTGAACCAGCCCCATGCTGAGCAGCCAGTGCCCTTGGATGTGCCGTTCCTGCTGCATGCGGCCGGGCTCCTCGACGGTGATCCCCAATTCGATGACTACGGGCCGCTCTTTGCGGCGGTGGGGCGTGTCAATGCGCACGCGATGGGCCGTGACATCTACGGGTCGGCGTACCTGCGGGCCGCGGCATTGCTTCAGACACTGGTGAAGCTGCCCCCACTGGAACACTCCAACGAGGCCTTTGCCTGGCACTCGTGCGAGGCGTACCTCGCCCTCAACGGTCACCGTCTGACCTATCAGCCCAAAGACGCCGTGGCCCTGGTCCGCGATACCGCAGCCGGCACGGTGGGCGTCGCACAGACGGCACGCCTGCTGCACACCTGGGCCGGCAGCTGA
- a CDS encoding DUF1778 domain-containing protein yields MSSSPKAMNLRFPDPEQRAAIEAAAKKEGVSMQEYILSAAYARATAVEEAFLTAFRDSMTFAGPAFAAEPSIVDPSAAQREAERQARQALESGEQGHAA; encoded by the coding sequence ATGTCGAGTTCACCGAAGGCTATGAACCTGCGCTTCCCGGACCCCGAGCAGCGGGCCGCCATCGAGGCCGCCGCCAAGAAGGAAGGGGTCAGCATGCAGGAGTACATCCTCTCCGCGGCCTACGCCCGGGCGACCGCCGTAGAGGAAGCCTTCCTCACGGCCTTCCGGGACTCGATGACCTTCGCCGGCCCGGCGTTCGCGGCCGAGCCGAGCATCGTCGACCCTTCAGCGGCACAGCGGGAGGCCGAGCGGCAGGCGCGGCAGGCACTTGAGTCCGGGGAGCAGGGTCACGCCGCGTGA